GGCAGAAGCACGGCGCCCCGGTCCCGAACCGGAGCCGCGCGTGCCCGGCAGCGGCCGACGCCCGCATGTCCGGCGCCCGGGCCGGGGGGCTCCTAGGATGGCCGGCATGGCGACCCGACTCGTACAGATCAACATGAAGGCCCACGACGACGCCGCGCTGGGCCGGTTCTGGGCGGAGGCGCTCGGCTGGGGCGTCGACAGCGAGGCGCCCGGTGTGACCAACCTCGAACCCGTGGGCTTCGTCTATCCGGACCCCGTGGCCGTCTGCGTCGACCTCGTCGCGAGCGCGGAGCCCAAGACGGTCAAGAACCGGGTGCACCTCGATCTGGCCACCTCCTCGGCCGCCCACCACACGGAGCTGGTCGCGCGCCTGAAGGACCGGGGCGCGACGCTCGCCGACGTGGGGCAGGGCGACGTCCCCTGGACCGTCATGGCCGACCCCGAGGGCAACGAGTTCTGCGTCCTGGAGCCCCGTCCGGTCTACCAGGACACCGGGCCGGTCGCGGCCGTCGTGGTCGACTGCGCCGACCCGCGGGAGATGGCCCGGTTCTGGGGCGAGGCGATGGACTGGACGGTGCACGAGGTCACCGACGACCTCGCGACCATGCGCTCCGCCCGAGGCGTCGGCCCGTACCTGGAGTTCGTCCGTACGCCCGACCCCAAGAGCGGGTGGAACCGCGTCCACCTGGACATCCGCCCCTACCCCGGTGACGACGTGGCGGCGGAGGAGGCCCGGCTGCGCGCCCTGGGCGCCACCGCACCCGACTTCGACCGGTCCGCGATCCACTGGACGGTGCTGGCCGACCCGGAGGGCAACGAGTTCTGCCTCCTCAGCCCCAGCTGACATCGGGCCACGACCCGGCGGCCGGGTTCCCGGTCCGTCGCAGAGGAGAGGTCGCCATGACGCCACCCATCGATCCGCGTCCGGGCACGCCGCAACCCTTCACGCCGCACCCGCGCTTCGCCCGTTTCTACGCCCGGTTCGCCGGCCCGGCGCTGGACAGGGCGGGCATCGCCGCCCACCGGCGGCGGCTCCTCGCCGGCCTGTCGGGCGAGGTCATCGAGATCGGCGCGGGCGACGGTCTCACCTTCCCCTTCTACCCGCCCGAGGTGACCCGGCTCGTCGCCGTCGAGCCGGAACCGAACCTGCGTGCCCTGGCCCGGCGGCGGAGCCAGGACGTTCCCGTGCCCGTGGACCTGTGCGACGCCCGGGCCGAGCGACTTCCCTTCCCCGACGCCTCGTTCGACGCGGCCGTCGCGTGCCTCACGCTCTGTTCCATCGCCGACCCGCACGCCGCGCTCGTCGAACTCCACCGGGTCCTGCGTCCGGGCGGACGCCTGCGGTTCTTCGAGCACGTCCAGGCCGACACCCGCGCGATGCGGGGCGTCCAAGGCGTCCTCGACGCCACCGTCTGGCCCCGGCTGATGGGCGGCTGCCACACCGGCCGCGACACCCGGCGGACCATCACCGCGGCCGGCTTCCGCCTGACCACCGTCGACCGCTTCGCCTTCCCCCCGAGCCGGATCCCGCTGCCGGCCGGCGTCCACGTCCTCGGCACCGCCGTACGCGACGACGACGGCGGCCGCTCACGCTAACGGCAGGTCAGGGTCGGTCCCGGCAGCATCCCGCCCGTGTAGAGGGCCTGGCCGTCCGGCATCCAGTAGCCGAGCTTCGAGACCACGGTGGAGCACGTGGAGCCCACCGTGACGCGGACCGTCACCTTCTGCGGGTTCCCGGGCTGGAGGGTGGTCAGCGCGCAGTCCAGCGCGTGCCGCAGGCGGGTCTCCCCGGGGTGGCCGCCGACGAGCGGGTTGACGCAGCGGGGGTCGTCGGTGGCGAGGCGTACGCCGGATTCCTCCTCGCCGATCAGGCCGAAGCGCGCGCTGCCGTCGCCCTCCTCGCTGTCCCGGCGGACCGTGTACGTCAGGGTGGTCGTCGCGCGCCGGCGGAGTGTCGAGCGGTCGGCGGTGATGGCGTGGGTGGGGGCCGCCTTCGGCGTGGTCAGGGTCAGGGTGGTGTGGACGGTGCCCCGGAGGTCGACGACTTCGACGCGGTGTACCGGCGGATGAGGGCAGCGGGGTACGACTTCCTGGGCGACGACTACACCTTCGTCGCGGGCGAGGTCACCCCGGACGCGGCCCTCGGCACCAAGGTGGCGTACTTCAACGACCCCGACGGCACCAACCTGGAGATCATCAAACCGAAGGGCGGCTTCGCCAACTGACGTCAGGCCGTCCCACCTCATCGGCACCGCATCGGCACCGCTTCAGGGACGGCGTCCGTCGCCCTCCGTCCAGACGCGCACCGCACGCCAGTGGTACCCGTCCTGCTCGGCCTCCTCGACCGTGAAGGTGACGCGCCCGCCCACCGTCAACTCGCGGAACCCCTCAGCCTCGATGTCCGAGAAATGCGCCCATACGGGGCCCGGCACGGCGTCGGACGCCAGAACGCCCCACCCTTCCTCGCCGTGCCATTCGAGGACACGGCCGACCGACACGTCCGCTTCCTTCGCCCTGCTGCTCCTGGCCCTGGTCATGCTTCCCTCTCCTCCTCGGCGACGCGGCTCATGCCCTCTCCCCCGCCCACCCGTTGACCTTCGCACACCTGTGTAGGGTGCACGCCAGCCGCGACCGGGTCTCGTGGCGGCCTCCGACCAGGGAGAGGGACGTGAACGACACCGGCAGCGGCCAGGCCGGCCGCGGTGCGGCACGGCGGCGCTCGGACCTCGCCGTGATCTCGGCCTGGTGGCGGGGGCTCGGCGGTGACGGCTTCGTCGTGCTGCCGCCGCCGGGGCGCGGACGGTACACGCAGTCGGACGGGCACACGGACGCCGCCGAGCTGATCGGGGCGCGGGGCCTCGGCGGACCCGTCTCCTTCGCGTACTGGCACTGGCAGTCGCATGGGCGCGCCTTCGACCGGGCCGGTGCGCTCACGGGCGGGCTGCTGCTCCACTGGGGCGGTGACCACGCGGTCGTCGCCGCCGGGCTCGGCGCCGGGCCGGCCGGGTTCCGTGTCGTCGACGGCGGGCCGCAGGGCGCGTTCCAGCTGGACCGGATCACGCGGCGGGACGACGACGGGCTGCCCGATCCGGCGGACCCCGACGGCGTACGGCAGTTCCTCGCCGCACTCGACGAGCCGGTACGCCGCGGCCCGGGCCACGTCCGGTACCGGCCCTTGTCCCCCGCTGAGGCCGCGTGGCTGCGGGAGCGGCTCGACGCCGCACAGGACCTCGCGGACGCGACCCGTTTCGCGGTCGCGCTGGAGCGGCGCGACGGGCTGACGTCCGCCCAGGCGCTGCGGCTCCTGCGCGCGTGGCGGGAGGAGTACGACGGGCGCCTCGCGCACTGGACGGGGTGGCGGGAGGTGCTCCACGCCCTGCTGCGGCACGGGCGGGAGGAGGCGTGGGAGACCGTCGCGGCGCTCGGACCCGGGGCGGCCGGCGTCGTGGCCGACGTGCCGTCCGAGCGGGGGCTGGCGGTCGTACGGGCGTACGCGCTCGCCGGCGCCCCGGGCACGGCCTTCGCCTGGCTGAAGCTGCACCGGGCGGTGCACGAGCCCGACGCGGTGCGTGCCGTGCGCGCTCTCGCGGCGGAACTCGACGCCCACGACGCGCCGGAGGCCGCCCTGCGGGGGCTGGCGGCGGCGCTGACCGGGGCGGTCGCGGCCGACCGGCGCGCGGAGACGGGCGCGAGCGGCCTCGCGGACCGGTCCTACGCCGGGCTCCTGGCCGTCCGCTTCGCCACCGACGAGCGGCTGCCGCGGGCCCTGCGGGTCCTCGTCGCCCAGACCGCGCGCGACCACGTGGAGCTCGTCCGCGAGGCGGCCCACCGGGCCGGGGCCGCGCCGCTCCCCGGAACGGACGGCGCCCCTCCGACCGCCACCGCGTTCGTCACCGACCCGGCGGAAGCCCTGGCCGCGATCGCGCGCTACGAGGCGGCGCGGGACGGGCTCCTGTCCGGCACCGGTCCCGACCTGACCGCTCCCGAAGGCGTCCTGGGCCGGGTGTGGCACCGGTACCGCACCCTCACCGAGGGCGACGTGCGCTGGCTGCGGGAGCGGATCGCGGACCCGGACACGGACCTCCAGGGGCTCGGGTTCTGCCTCGAACTCCTCTACGCCCACGGCCTGGCCGGTCCTGCCGAGGTCGAGGCGCTGCTGCCGCGCCGGATGAAGGACCTCACCAAGAAGTACCGGACCACGTACACCGAATGGCGCCACCCCCTGGTCACCCTCACCTGCCTCGCCCTCGACCTGGGGCACCCGGCGGCGGAGAAGCTGCTCTCCTGGTGGGACGGCCCTCGGCCGGTCTGGAAGAACGAGCTGCGGCTCCTCACCCACCTCGGCGCGCCCGACGAGTCGAAGGCCGCCGCGCTGTGGGAGTTCGTGACCTCCCGCGCCCATGACGTGGGCCAGTTGACGACCTGGGTGCTGGTCCGGGCCCGCCTCGACGGGGTGCACCCGCTGTTCGTGGCCGACCGGCTGCTCGGCACGCCCGGCGTCCACGAGCACAAACTCCGGCAGGTCCTCGTCGGGGTCGCCGACGCCGGGCAGCCGCTGTGGCACTACGCCGTCGACGGGCGCAGCCGAGGGTGGTGGCAGCGTGCCCAGGAGGTGGCCGAGCACCCCGGCCTCTCCCCCGCAGCCCGGGCGATCGGCGTGCGGACGGCGCGCGAGCACTGCCTCGTCCGTTACCCGGACCAGCTGAATCCGCCGCCGACCGAGGCCGAGCGGGCCGCGGCACTGGAGTGGGTTCGCCGACACGACGACGGGTGAGAGGTGTCCCGGTCCCCTCACCCGTGGGGGTGGAGCACCGCCGTCCAGTAGGCGCAGTGCGGCCCGTCGGGAGCCGGGCGCCCGCCGCCGTCGCAGAAAGCTGTGGGCCCCAGGATCCGACGGACGGAGTGGTCCCGCATGTCCTTGCAATCTCCCTGGCTCCGGGCCGCACGCGCCGGCGCGGTGGGCGCCACCGCGCTGGCGCTCGTCCTCGGCCTGCCCGCGGCGGCGAAGGCCGCGCCCGGCGACCTGGACCCCACCTTCGACGGCGACGGCCGGGTCGTCACCGACCTGGGCGGGTACGCGGGGGCCGAGGGCATGGTCATCCAGCCCGACGGGAGGATCGTCACCATCGGGTACAGCTACACGACGGAGACGTCCGGGGACTTCACGCTGACGCGGTACGACACCGACGGCAGCCTGGACCCGACGTTCGGTGGCGACGGCATCGTCACCACCGACTTCGTCGGCGCCAACAACGACGAGGGCCGCGGTCTCGCCCTGCAGCCCGACGGGAAGATCGTCGCGGTGGGCGGGTCCACCGACTGGGGCGGCAACGGCGCGTGGGCGGCGGCCCGTTACCTCCCCGACGGCAGCCTCGACCCGACGTTCGGCGAGGGCGGGAAGGTCCTCACCGAGATCGACGTCGACGCGATCGAGACGGCCGAGTCGGTCGTCGTGCTGTCCGACGGCAGGATCGTCGCCGGCGGGTCGAGCAACGGCCTGTGGTCGCTGGTGCGCTGGGACGCCTCCGGCGTCCCGGACCCCGGCTTCGACGGCGACGGCCGGGTCACCACCACCTTCGGCACCGGCTGCTGTCAGGGCGTCAGCGACCTGGTGCCGCAGGCGGACGGCAGGATCGTCGCCGTCGGTCACGCCGGCGGTCTCGCCCTGACCCGCTACCACGAGGACGGCGGCCTCGACACGAGCTTCGACGGCGACGGGCGGGTCACCACCGGGCTCGGCACCGGCGAGGGCGTCGAGCTCCAGTCGGACGGGCGGATCGTCGTCACCGGCAAGGAGGGCAACTCCTTCCTGGTGGCGCGGTTCACCACCGGCGGCGCCCCGGACCCGAGCTTCGACGGCGACGGCCGGGTCCTCACCTCCTTCGGTCCCGAGGACGGCGGGGCGATGGACGTCGCCCTCCAATCCGACGGGCGGATCGTCACGGCCGGCACCTACGGCGGGGACTTCGCCCTGGCCCGGTACAACACCGGCGGCGGTCTCGACCCGGACTTCGGCGGCGACGGGAAGGTGACCACCGACTTCGGCGGCTCCTCGGACGGCGCCGCGCGCGTGGCACTGCAGAGCGACGGCAGGATCGTCGCCGCCGGGCTCGCGGGGACCGCCTACAGCCTGGACGGCCACCGCGGCCTGGCCCGGTATCTGGGCGGGGGCGGCGTCGAGCCGCCGGCCGGCATCGACGTGTCGGTGACGAAGACCGGGCCCGGCACCGTCAGCATCGGCGACACCGCCACGTACACCGTCCGGGTCACGAACAACAGCACGTCGACCACGGCGACGGAGGTGCAGCTCACCGACACCCTGACGGGCACGGCGACCATCCTGTCCGCCACCACCGACCGGGGGACGTGTACGACCGTCCCGGGCCGCGTCACCTGCGCGATCGGCACGCTCGCCCCGACCGGCGGCTCCTCCGGCTCCACCGCCACCGTGACGATCGTCGCCGAGCCGTCGCGGACCGGCACCCTCACCGACACGGCGACCGTCACCGCCGCCCAGAACGACCCGACACCCGGCAACAACACCGCGACCCGTGCCACCACGGTGACCAACACCCGCGGCTGCACGATCATCGGGACGAGCGGGGCCGACACCCTCAACGGCACGTACGGCGGGGACGTGATCTGCGCGCTCAGCGGCAACGACACGATCAACGCGGGCTTCGGCAACGACACGGTCCACGCCGGCCCCGGCAACGACCGGGCGGACGGCAGCTACCACAACGACACCCTCATCGGCGGCCCGGGAGCGGACACGCTCCTCGGCAACTACGGCAACGACTCGCTGAACACGGTGGACGGGGTGGCCGGCAACGACACGGCGAACGGCGGCCTCAACACGGACACCTGCACCACGGATCCCTCGGACGTCCGCGTCAGCTGCCCCTGACCGGCCGCGAGCGGGGCGGATCCGCACGGGATCCGCCCCGAACTCGCTTGCCCCGACCGGTGGCCGCTGGCGAGGATGGCCGCCATGGGCACCTCGTCCGCGCACCCCGCACCCCTCCGGCACCACGACCACGGCGTCCACCTGGCCCGCTTCACCGGCCGGATCCTCGTCGTCTGCCCGCGCTGCGGCGGGCGCGCGTTCGTCGTCCCCCAGCCTGGTCTCACCCCGCCGAAGCACCTCGGCGAACTGCTCTTCCACCCACGCCGGCTCGCCTGCCCCGGGTGTGGGACGGCGGCCGACCACCCACCCGAACGGCGCGACGGGGCCGTCGTCGGCGCCCGCCCGGGCGGCACCGAGGATCCCTTCTTCCGGCAGCCGCTGTGGCTCCAGACGCGCTGCGCGGGACGGATCCTCTGGGCCTACGACGAGGAGCACGTCGACGCCCTCGCCGCGTACGTCGGCGCGCACCACCGCGTGAAGCACGCCTCCCCGACGCTGTCGATGTTCGCCCGGCTGCCCGCCTGGATGAAGTCCGCGGGGAACCGGCGCGAGGTCCTGGCCGGTCTGGCCACCCTGCGGTCCCTCGCCGCGCTCTCGGCCCCCGCCGACCGCTCCGACGCGGCCCATCCACGCGGCGACCGCTCCCGGCACACCGGCAGCCTCGGGTTCTTCCGCCGGTAGCCGTCCCGCACCGGCCCGCCCCCGTCGGATCGTCATCTAGGATTCATGGCGGCTGTGGGGCCGCGACCCGTCGCTCGGAGCGGCGACCGCGGTACGGCCCGGCCCACCGGTCGACGACAGCGTTCCGGTTCCGCGAGGTACGGGAGGCCGGCTCCCCGTCCACGAACAGAAGAACCCCAGGGAGAAGTGAGGTATGCCGGTGATCTGCGTCGGTGGCATGATCGGGATCGGCAAGACGAGCGTGGCCGAACTGCTCGCCAAGGAGCTGGGCACCGAGGTCTTCTACGAGAGCGTGGACGACAACCCGATCCTCCCGCTGTTCTACTCGGCGAGCCCCGAGGAGATCCAGGCGAAGCGCTACCCCTTCCTCCTCCAGCTGTACTTCCTCCAGACGCGGTTCGCCGCGATCAAGGAGGCGTACAAGCAGGACGACAGCGTGCTCGACCGGTCCATCTACGAGGACTGGTACTTCGCCAAGGTCAACCACGACCTGGGTCGGATCAGCTCCCTGGAGATGCAGGTGTACGAGGGGCTGCTCGACGAGATGATGAAGGAGATCGAGGGCCTGCCGTACCGCAAGGCGCCCGACCTCATGGTCTACCTCAAGGCGGACTTCGAGACCGTGCTGCACCGCATCGGGCTGCGGGGGCGCGACTTCGAGCAGGACGAGAGCCTGGTCGAGTACTACCGGACGCTGTGGTCGGGCTACGACGAGTGGGTGCACCGGCACTACTCGGCCAGCGACGTCCTCGTCGTCGACATGAACCACACGGACGTGGTGAACAACCCGGACGACGCGGCCCGCGTGGCCCAGGAGGTCAAGAACGCCCTGGCGGAGGTCGCGGGCCGGCGGTGAGGCCGCGCCCGCGGCGGCCCCGACGGGAGGCCGGCGGGTCCAAGATCCGTCTGTGGTAGCTTGCCCAGGCCAGTCGTACCTCTGTACGGGCCGCCACGGCACGTGCACGGGTCAGGGAATCCGGTGGGAATCCGGAACTGACGCGCAGCGGTGAGGGTGACGGGCGGGACATCGGCCACTGGGCCCCGAGGGGCCTGGGAAGGCGTTCCGTCCGGACGACCCCGAGTCCGAAGACCTGCTGGCACCCGGGGGGCGCCGGTCGTCGTCCGGGGTGCACCGTACGACAGGCTCCGCGCATGAGCCGTGACGCAGAGGACTCCTCACCGTGCCCTTCGCACCTCCCGTCCGTTCCGCCGTGCTGCTCCTCGCCGGATGTCTCCTCGTGGCCGGCTGCGCCGACGGTGGTCCGGCCTCGCCGGCCGCTCCGGCCGGCGGGAAGGAGGCGGACTCCGGCCACGGGCCCGTCAGCCTCGACAACTGCGGGCAGCGCGTCGAGGTGGCCCGGGCGCCGCGCCGCGCCGTGGCGCTCGACCAGGGTTCGGCCGAGATCCTGCTCTCGCTGGGTCTCGCCGACCGGATGGTGGGCACCGCCACCTGGACGGACCCCGTCCTCAAGGGCCTGGAGAAGGCGAACGCCACGGTTCCCCGGCTCGCCGAGCGCTACCCGTCCTTCGAGAAGGTCCTCGACACCGAGCCGGACTTCGTCAGCGCCTCCTTCCTCTACACGCTCGGCAAGGGCGGCGTGGCACCGCGGGAGCGGTTCACCGAACTCGGCGTTCCCACCTACCTCTCCCCCGCCGACTGCGTCGGCAAGGACAACAGCGGCGACGGCGACGGCGTCCGGACCGCGCCGCTGACCATGGACACCGTGTACGGCGAGGTCCGCGACCTGGCCCGGATCTTCGGCGTCCCGGAGCGCGGCGAGAAGCTCGTCGGGGAGCTGCGCGCCCGGGTGGCGAAGGCCAAGGCCGACGCCGACTTCGGCGACGCGTCCGTCCTCTACTGGTTCTCCGACTCCCAGGGCCCCTACATGGCCGGATGCTGTGGCGCGCCGGGGATCGTCAGCCGGGAGCTCGGCGTGAGGAACGTCTTCGACGACACCACGGAGGAGTGGCCGCAGATCAACTGGGAGACGGTCGTCGACCGCGATCCGGACGTGCTGGTGATCGCCGATCTGACCCGCAAGGCCCAGTCGGCCGAGAGCGCCGCGAAGAAGATCGAGTTCCTGGAGTCCCACCCCGTCACCCGGAGCATGACGGCGGTGCGGAAGAAGCGGTACGTGATCCTCAGCGGCCAGGCCATGAACCCGACGATCCGCACCGTCGAGGGCGTCGAGCAGGTGGCCGCCGCGCTGCGGACGTACGGGCTCGCGAAGTGACCCGGCCGGGGCTGAGGACCGTCGCCGGCGAGGCACGGGAGCGGGCCGTCGCCCCCGCCTCGCCGCGCGTCCGCTCCTCCCGCGCGCTGCCGCCGGTCGCCGGCGCCGCCGGGGTCCTCCTCCTGTGCGCGTCCGTCGCGCTGGCCGTCACCATCGGTCCGGCCGAGATCAGCGTCGGGGACGCGTGGTCCGTGGTCGTCTCCCGTCTCGGCGGCGGTCCGTCCGGCCTGAGCCCGATCCGGGACGGCATCATCTGGGACCTGCGACTGCCCCGTACGCTCCTCGCCGCCGTGTGCGGTGCCGGGCTCGCGGTGTGCGGGGCGGTGATGCAGTCGCTGCTGCGCAATCCGCTCGCCGACCCCTTCGTCCTCGGCGTCTCCTCGGGCGCCTCCACCGGCGCGGTCGCCGTCGTCGTCCTCGGCGTGGGCGGCGGCGCGGTGTCGGTCGCCGGGGGCGCGTTCCTCGGCGCGCTCTGCTCCTTCGGTCTGGTCCTGCTGCTGAGCCACACGCTGGGCGGTTCGACGGACCGCGTCGTCCTGGCGGGGGTGGCGGCGATGCAGCTCTTCTCCGCGCTGACCTCGTTCGTGGTGATGACCGCCGCGGACGCCGAGACCACCCGCGGCGTGCTCTTCTGGCTGCTCGGCTCGCTGAGCGGCGCCGACTGGGCCGACGCCGGGGTGTGCGCGGCGGTGCTCGCCCTCGCGCTCTTGGTGTGCGGCGGCCACGCCCGTACGCTCGACGCCTTCGCGTTCGGCGAGGACGCCGCGGCGACGCTGGGGGTGCCGGTGGCGCGGACCCGGCTGGTGCTCCTCTCGGTCACGGCCCTGCTGACCGCCGTCCTCGTCGCCGCGGCGGGTGCGATCGGCTTCGTCGGGCTGGTCCTGCCGCACGCGGTCCGGGCGCTGGCCGGCCCCGGTCACGCCCGGCTGCTGCCGCTGACGGCGCTGGCCGGCGCGGTCTTCCTGGTGTGGGCCGACACCCTCGCCCGTACGGTCCTCGATCCCCAGGAAGTCCCGGTCGGGGTGGTGACGTCGCTGATCGGCGTCCCGGCGTTCGTCCTCGTCCTGTACCGCACCAGGAGCACGCGATGACCGACACGCGTCCGCGCGCCGACGTCGGGACGGGGCTCCGCGCCGCGCACGTCTCCCGTACCGCCGGCGGCGCTCTCGTCCTGGACGGCGTGAGCCTGGCGCCCGGGCCGGGCACGCTCACCGGGCTGCTGGGTCCGAACGGTTCGGGGAAGTCCACCCTCCTGCGCGTCCTGGCGGGCGTCCTGACGCCGGACCTCGGGGTCGTCACCCTCGACGGCGACCCCCTGCGCGCCGTCCCGCGCCGGGCGCTGGCCCGGCGGGTCGCCGTCGTCGAGCAGCACGCCGACACGCAGGTCGATCTCACCGTGGCCGACGCGGTGCGCCTCGGGCGGATCCCGCACCGCCGGGCGTGGTCCCCTGCGACGGCCGCCGACGAGCAAGCGGTACGTTCCGCGCTCGCCCGCACCGGCCTGACCGACCGGGCGCACCGCACCTGGCGCACCCTCTCCGGCGGC
The Streptomyces roseofulvus genome window above contains:
- a CDS encoding VOC family protein: MATRLVQINMKAHDDAALGRFWAEALGWGVDSEAPGVTNLEPVGFVYPDPVAVCVDLVASAEPKTVKNRVHLDLATSSAAHHTELVARLKDRGATLADVGQGDVPWTVMADPEGNEFCVLEPRPVYQDTGPVAAVVVDCADPREMARFWGEAMDWTVHEVTDDLATMRSARGVGPYLEFVRTPDPKSGWNRVHLDIRPYPGDDVAAEEARLRALGATAPDFDRSAIHWTVLADPEGNEFCLLSPS
- a CDS encoding class I SAM-dependent methyltransferase gives rise to the protein MTPPIDPRPGTPQPFTPHPRFARFYARFAGPALDRAGIAAHRRRLLAGLSGEVIEIGAGDGLTFPFYPPEVTRLVAVEPEPNLRALARRRSQDVPVPVDLCDARAERLPFPDASFDAAVACLTLCSIADPHAALVELHRVLRPGGRLRFFEHVQADTRAMRGVQGVLDATVWPRLMGGCHTGRDTRRTITAAGFRLTTVDRFAFPPSRIPLPAGVHVLGTAVRDDDGGRSR
- a CDS encoding VOC family protein, with translation MDGAPEVDDFDAVYRRMRAAGYDFLGDDYTFVAGEVTPDAALGTKVAYFNDPDGTNLEIIKPKGGFAN
- a CDS encoding cold-shock protein → MTRARSSRAKEADVSVGRVLEWHGEEGWGVLASDAVPGPVWAHFSDIEAEGFRELTVGGRVTFTVEEAEQDGYHWRAVRVWTEGDGRRP
- a CDS encoding calcium-binding protein, whose amino-acid sequence is MSLQSPWLRAARAGAVGATALALVLGLPAAAKAAPGDLDPTFDGDGRVVTDLGGYAGAEGMVIQPDGRIVTIGYSYTTETSGDFTLTRYDTDGSLDPTFGGDGIVTTDFVGANNDEGRGLALQPDGKIVAVGGSTDWGGNGAWAAARYLPDGSLDPTFGEGGKVLTEIDVDAIETAESVVVLSDGRIVAGGSSNGLWSLVRWDASGVPDPGFDGDGRVTTTFGTGCCQGVSDLVPQADGRIVAVGHAGGLALTRYHEDGGLDTSFDGDGRVTTGLGTGEGVELQSDGRIVVTGKEGNSFLVARFTTGGAPDPSFDGDGRVLTSFGPEDGGAMDVALQSDGRIVTAGTYGGDFALARYNTGGGLDPDFGGDGKVTTDFGGSSDGAARVALQSDGRIVAAGLAGTAYSLDGHRGLARYLGGGGVEPPAGIDVSVTKTGPGTVSIGDTATYTVRVTNNSTSTTATEVQLTDTLTGTATILSATTDRGTCTTVPGRVTCAIGTLAPTGGSSGSTATVTIVAEPSRTGTLTDTATVTAAQNDPTPGNNTATRATTVTNTRGCTIIGTSGADTLNGTYGGDVICALSGNDTINAGFGNDTVHAGPGNDRADGSYHNDTLIGGPGADTLLGNYGNDSLNTVDGVAGNDTANGGLNTDTCTTDPSDVRVSCP
- a CDS encoding deoxynucleoside kinase, encoding MPVICVGGMIGIGKTSVAELLAKELGTEVFYESVDDNPILPLFYSASPEEIQAKRYPFLLQLYFLQTRFAAIKEAYKQDDSVLDRSIYEDWYFAKVNHDLGRISSLEMQVYEGLLDEMMKEIEGLPYRKAPDLMVYLKADFETVLHRIGLRGRDFEQDESLVEYYRTLWSGYDEWVHRHYSASDVLVVDMNHTDVVNNPDDAARVAQEVKNALAEVAGRR
- a CDS encoding ABC transporter substrate-binding protein, yielding MPFAPPVRSAVLLLAGCLLVAGCADGGPASPAAPAGGKEADSGHGPVSLDNCGQRVEVARAPRRAVALDQGSAEILLSLGLADRMVGTATWTDPVLKGLEKANATVPRLAERYPSFEKVLDTEPDFVSASFLYTLGKGGVAPRERFTELGVPTYLSPADCVGKDNSGDGDGVRTAPLTMDTVYGEVRDLARIFGVPERGEKLVGELRARVAKAKADADFGDASVLYWFSDSQGPYMAGCCGAPGIVSRELGVRNVFDDTTEEWPQINWETVVDRDPDVLVIADLTRKAQSAESAAKKIEFLESHPVTRSMTAVRKKRYVILSGQAMNPTIRTVEGVEQVAAALRTYGLAK
- a CDS encoding FecCD family ABC transporter permease gives rise to the protein MPPVAGAAGVLLLCASVALAVTIGPAEISVGDAWSVVVSRLGGGPSGLSPIRDGIIWDLRLPRTLLAAVCGAGLAVCGAVMQSLLRNPLADPFVLGVSSGASTGAVAVVVLGVGGGAVSVAGGAFLGALCSFGLVLLLSHTLGGSTDRVVLAGVAAMQLFSALTSFVVMTAADAETTRGVLFWLLGSLSGADWADAGVCAAVLALALLVCGGHARTLDAFAFGEDAAATLGVPVARTRLVLLSVTALLTAVLVAAAGAIGFVGLVLPHAVRALAGPGHARLLPLTALAGAVFLVWADTLARTVLDPQEVPVGVVTSLIGVPAFVLVLYRTRSTR
- a CDS encoding ABC transporter ATP-binding protein — its product is MTDTRPRADVGTGLRAAHVSRTAGGALVLDGVSLAPGPGTLTGLLGPNGSGKSTLLRVLAGVLTPDLGVVTLDGDPLRAVPRRALARRVAVVEQHADTQVDLTVADAVRLGRIPHRRAWSPATAADEQAVRSALARTGLTDRAHRTWRTLSGGERQRVQLARALAQEPRELLLDEPTNHLDVQHQLDLMALVADLPLTCVTALHDLNLAAMYCDHVVVLRAGRIAAAGPVTEVLTEDLIADVYGVRSEVTHPGPDGRPHIRFLGTSPGGS